One genomic segment of Methanothermobacter wolfeii includes these proteins:
- the aroC gene encoding chorismate synthase, which produces MAGNSTGEIFRVTTFGSSHGPALGAVIDGCPAGLELSEKDIQRELDRRRPGTSSITTPRGETDRVEILSGVFEGKTDGSPITGIVRNRDVDSSAYTDLKNRPRPGHGDYTWKARFGHYDYRGGGRGSGRVTVGHVIGGAVAKKLIERWGVRVNAHVIQIGNIRASRVNLKLIGEYAEKNPVRCADPKAARLMEELILEARERGDSVGGVVEVVATGVPPGLGDPVFGKLDADLARILMGIGSVKGVEIGMGFRVAEHRGSEINDEYYLDGETIKTNTNTSGGILGGISSGMPVTARIAVKPTPSISLPQRTVDLETMEETEIEIHGRHDPCICPRVVPVAEASVAMVLADHMIRAGYIHPTDINR; this is translated from the coding sequence TTGGCAGGGAACAGTACAGGTGAAATCTTCAGGGTGACCACCTTTGGATCCAGCCATGGCCCTGCCCTTGGAGCCGTTATTGACGGCTGCCCCGCCGGTCTTGAACTGTCTGAAAAGGACATCCAGAGGGAACTTGACAGGAGAAGGCCCGGTACAAGCAGCATAACAACTCCCAGGGGTGAAACTGACAGGGTGGAGATACTGTCCGGCGTGTTCGAGGGTAAAACCGACGGAAGCCCCATAACAGGTATCGTGCGAAACAGGGACGTTGACTCATCAGCCTACACTGACCTGAAAAACCGGCCGAGACCCGGGCACGGTGATTACACATGGAAGGCCAGGTTCGGACACTACGACTACCGTGGGGGTGGCCGTGGCAGTGGAAGGGTTACAGTGGGCCATGTGATCGGTGGAGCCGTTGCAAAGAAGCTCATCGAAAGGTGGGGTGTCCGTGTAAATGCCCATGTAATCCAGATAGGGAATATAAGGGCCAGCAGGGTTAACCTTAAACTCATAGGTGAATACGCCGAGAAGAACCCTGTGCGCTGCGCTGACCCGAAGGCAGCCAGGCTAATGGAGGAACTTATCCTTGAGGCTCGGGAGAGGGGTGACTCTGTTGGAGGCGTGGTTGAGGTGGTTGCAACGGGTGTGCCGCCTGGCCTCGGGGATCCTGTCTTTGGCAAACTAGACGCTGACCTTGCCCGCATCCTCATGGGAATAGGGAGCGTTAAGGGTGTTGAAATAGGGATGGGATTCAGGGTTGCGGAGCACCGTGGAAGTGAAATAAACGATGAGTACTACCTTGACGGTGAAACCATAAAGACGAACACGAACACCTCAGGCGGTATACTGGGAGGCATATCCAGCGGGATGCCTGTAACTGCAAGGATAGCCGTAAAGCCGACACCATCAATATCACTCCCCCAGAGGACGGTGGACCTTGAAACCATGGAAGAGACCGAGATTGAAATCCATGGCAGACATGACCCATGCATATGTCCCAGGGTTGTCCCGGTGGCCGAGGCATCCGTTGCAATGGTCCTTGCTGACCACATGATAAGGGCCGGCTACATACACCCCACAGACATAAACAGATAG
- a CDS encoding DUF2121 family protein encodes MSLIVTYISTRGCVIIGDKRRIAYFGDRSAREKLEEELYSGRIKSDEELQRRASELGLNIKVTDDACKVRSIGDVVVGEISQKTPFETKRRRIYATTGAYQIIELTGSRITSMEKGDTAIIVFGNRIAKEITNGFLKKRWKTRTTLKEVSELLTELMEHVSSRTPSVGSEYDLFMKSPALDKKSAHRILSETIVRDVKVLQKWRAKLRQEMLERSEEIRLASRILTEGEVGRVTGQDGRHIEVKLSEGVEAYDTRWKHVAGAGEKVLMRIPGEGNVDVGDRVVVKDENLCVDGKDLSLECDVIICRKES; translated from the coding sequence ATGAGTCTCATAGTAACCTATATAAGCACCAGGGGATGCGTTATAATCGGAGATAAACGCAGAATAGCCTACTTCGGTGACAGGTCAGCCAGGGAAAAACTTGAGGAGGAACTGTACAGCGGCAGGATAAAGAGTGATGAGGAACTTCAGAGGAGGGCATCCGAGCTCGGCCTCAACATAAAGGTCACTGACGATGCATGCAAGGTGAGGAGCATAGGGGATGTTGTTGTTGGTGAGATAAGCCAGAAGACACCCTTCGAGACAAAGAGGAGGAGGATCTATGCAACAACAGGCGCCTACCAGATAATCGAACTTACAGGGTCAAGGATAACCAGCATGGAGAAGGGTGATACAGCCATAATAGTCTTCGGAAATAGGATAGCCAAGGAGATCACAAACGGTTTCCTCAAAAAGAGGTGGAAGACCAGGACAACCCTCAAGGAAGTTTCAGAGCTTCTCACCGAGCTCATGGAGCATGTTTCATCAAGGACACCATCGGTCGGAAGCGAATATGACCTTTTCATGAAAAGCCCTGCCCTGGATAAGAAGAGCGCCCACAGAATCCTCAGCGAGACCATCGTAAGGGACGTGAAGGTGCTTCAAAAGTGGAGGGCTAAACTCAGACAGGAAATGCTTGAAAGGAGCGAGGAAATCAGACTTGCATCTAGGATACTTACCGAGGGCGAGGTTGGAAGGGTTACCGGCCAGGATGGCAGACACATTGAGGTTAAACTTTCAGAGGGTGTTGAGGCCTATGACACCCGCTGGAAGCATGTTGCAGGTGCCGGTGAAAAGGTACTCATGAGAATTCCTGGTGAGGGCAACGTGGATGTGGGAGACAGGGTCGTTGTGAAGGATGAAAACCTCTGCGTTGACGGGAAGGACCTGAGCCTTGAATGTGATGTTATAATCTGCAGGAAAGAGTCATAA
- a CDS encoding 4Fe-4S binding protein, translated as MINLIDFTDISVAIIKRTFKGRFRLAALTGRSGIFRRIVDRLFFEGDDIQVIPRNASIEINRSIPGAQGTVVPSDVLREMIGRSKYIFRMDFCICRESSGCSRYPRDLGCIFLGRGAARISDKVGSLISAREALEHIDRCQEAGLVHIIGRNRIDSVWLNTGPHDELLSICNCCECCCLWRMTPYLHEDITSITPMEGARMLVDGERCTGCGACEEICFTGAIRAGDGIEHDRDRCLVCGRCAERCPGKALRVVVDPEAVDEAIGRVEVLVDVES; from the coding sequence GTGATTAACCTGATTGACTTCACTGACATCAGCGTGGCCATCATAAAGAGAACATTCAAGGGCAGGTTCCGGCTTGCAGCACTCACAGGAAGGTCAGGGATCTTCAGACGGATCGTAGACAGGCTCTTCTTTGAAGGTGATGATATACAGGTCATACCGAGGAACGCCTCCATTGAGATAAACAGGAGTATCCCGGGGGCTCAGGGCACGGTTGTTCCTTCCGATGTCCTCAGGGAGATGATAGGGCGCTCAAAGTACATATTCAGGATGGACTTCTGCATCTGCAGGGAATCCTCTGGCTGCAGCAGGTACCCCCGGGACCTTGGGTGCATCTTCCTTGGCAGGGGAGCTGCAAGGATATCCGATAAGGTTGGAAGCCTTATTTCAGCCAGGGAGGCCCTTGAACATATAGACAGGTGTCAGGAGGCGGGCCTGGTCCACATCATAGGCAGGAACAGGATAGACTCGGTATGGCTTAACACGGGCCCTCATGATGAGCTCCTCTCCATCTGTAACTGCTGTGAATGCTGCTGCCTCTGGAGGATGACACCCTACCTGCATGAAGACATCACATCCATCACACCAATGGAGGGCGCGAGGATGCTTGTTGACGGTGAGAGGTGCACCGGCTGCGGTGCCTGTGAAGAAATCTGCTTCACGGGCGCCATAAGAGCGGGTGATGGAATTGAACATGACCGGGACAGATGCCTTGTATGCGGGCGCTGCGCTGAGAGATGTCCTGGAAAGGCCCTCAGGGTGGTTGTTGACCCTGAAGCGGTTGATGAAGCCATAGGGAGGGTGGAGGTCCTTGTTGATGTTGAGTCGTAG
- a CDS encoding thioredoxin domain-containing protein, with the protein MKDDKFTNRLIHEKSPYLLQHAHNPVNWYPWGEEAFETARKHNKPVFLSIGYSTCHWCHVMARESFEDPEIADMLNEKFVAVKVDREERPDIDAVYMEACQMMTGTGGWPLTVITTPEGEPFFAGTYFPAEDRAGMPGLKTILERVALLWERDPGTVIETAGDVVRALKKQSRPGDVGLEIVERAFEALKRGFDRTHGGFGSDQKFPVPQHIHFLLRHHIKRKDEVALEMVNLTLERMRYGGIYDHLGYGFHRYAVEPSWTIPHFEKMLYDQALILTAYLDAFSVTGRELYRDTSLEITEYVLRDMQSPAGGFYSAEDAESEGVEGKYYLWRASEIRELLGDEAPLVMSYFNVLEDGNCAGELRGENILHVRSPEKVAEEYGITTDELRERIDNARRVLLERRLERTPPSRDDKVLTDWNGLMIGALARCHRITGSPEALKSSRKCLGFIRNNLWVDGRLMHRYREGEAAIGGSLDDHAFLIWGLLEMYDATFKEKYLKMALELSEVLKENFMAPDGGFYFTNDSCGLIVRRKDSLEGAIPSGNSVHMLNLLRLGSILEDDELTGMARGIVSAFASRIKSAPSAHTFLLSHLEWALKGGRSLTVICPHTPGILEGLRRELIPDFTITLKDEASDWSFAPGHLRSKGMVNGKCTYYLCDPEKCYPPSTDDNEILEYIRGV; encoded by the coding sequence ATGAAGGATGATAAATTCACAAACCGCCTGATCCATGAGAAAAGTCCGTATCTCCTGCAGCACGCCCATAACCCTGTTAACTGGTATCCATGGGGTGAAGAGGCGTTTGAAACTGCCAGGAAACATAATAAACCAGTTTTTCTATCCATAGGTTATTCAACATGCCACTGGTGCCATGTGATGGCAAGGGAGTCCTTTGAGGACCCTGAAATCGCCGATATGCTTAATGAAAAATTTGTTGCGGTTAAGGTTGACAGGGAGGAGCGCCCTGACATCGACGCCGTATACATGGAGGCCTGTCAGATGATGACAGGGACAGGGGGATGGCCCCTCACCGTTATCACAACACCTGAAGGCGAACCATTCTTTGCAGGGACCTACTTTCCAGCCGAGGACCGGGCAGGGATGCCCGGACTTAAAACCATACTTGAGAGGGTGGCCCTCTTGTGGGAGAGGGATCCAGGAACCGTAATTGAAACTGCAGGGGACGTTGTGAGGGCCCTTAAGAAACAATCCAGGCCCGGGGATGTGGGATTGGAAATCGTTGAAAGGGCCTTCGAAGCTCTGAAAAGGGGGTTTGACAGGACACATGGAGGTTTTGGTTCCGATCAGAAGTTCCCGGTGCCCCAGCACATCCACTTCCTCCTGAGGCACCATATTAAAAGGAAGGATGAAGTGGCCCTTGAAATGGTGAACCTGACCCTTGAGAGGATGAGGTACGGTGGCATATACGACCATCTCGGTTATGGATTCCACAGGTATGCGGTTGAACCATCATGGACCATACCCCATTTTGAGAAGATGCTCTATGACCAGGCCCTGATCCTCACAGCATACCTCGACGCCTTCTCGGTTACAGGGAGAGAACTCTACAGGGACACATCCCTTGAAATAACTGAATACGTGTTAAGGGATATGCAGTCACCCGCAGGGGGCTTTTATTCTGCAGAGGACGCTGAAAGTGAGGGTGTTGAGGGCAAATACTACCTCTGGAGGGCTTCCGAGATAAGGGAACTCCTCGGTGATGAGGCGCCCCTGGTGATGAGCTACTTCAATGTCCTTGAGGACGGGAACTGTGCAGGGGAGCTGAGGGGTGAGAACATATTACACGTAAGATCCCCTGAGAAGGTGGCTGAGGAGTATGGGATCACCACCGATGAACTCAGGGAGAGGATAGATAATGCAAGAAGGGTCCTCCTTGAAAGGAGGCTTGAGCGCACCCCGCCCTCAAGGGATGATAAGGTGCTTACCGACTGGAACGGCCTCATGATAGGGGCCCTTGCGAGGTGCCACAGGATCACCGGAAGCCCTGAAGCCCTGAAATCCAGTAGGAAGTGCCTCGGGTTCATAAGAAATAATCTGTGGGTTGATGGGAGGCTTATGCACCGTTACCGTGAAGGTGAAGCAGCCATAGGGGGCAGCCTTGATGACCATGCCTTCCTTATATGGGGACTCCTTGAGATGTACGATGCAACGTTCAAAGAGAAGTACCTTAAAATGGCGCTGGAGCTCTCAGAAGTCCTTAAGGAAAACTTCATGGCCCCTGACGGGGGCTTCTACTTTACCAATGACTCCTGCGGCCTTATTGTGAGGAGGAAGGACAGCCTTGAGGGTGCAATCCCCTCAGGTAACTCGGTGCATATGTTAAACCTCCTCAGGCTTGGTTCAATACTGGAGGATGATGAATTAACCGGGATGGCTCGTGGAATAGTATCGGCCTTCGCATCAAGGATTAAGTCAGCGCCATCAGCCCACACCTTCCTCCTGAGCCACCTGGAATGGGCCCTGAAGGGTGGAAGATCCCTCACCGTGATCTGCCCCCATACCCCAGGGATCCTTGAGGGTCTCAGGAGGGAGCTGATCCCTGACTTCACCATCACCCTGAAGGATGAGGCCTCTGACTGGTCCTTTGCACCAGGGCACCTCAGGAGCAAGGGGATGGTTAATGGTAAATGCACCTACTACCTCTGTGACCCTGAAAAATGTTATCCACCATCCACGGATGATAATGAGATACTTGAATACATAAGGGGAGTTTGA
- the hemB gene encoding porphobilinogen synthase → MEFPRKRMRRLRRSPQIREIIRETRIHPSDLIYPLFVSERLKRGELEEIGTMPGQYRYSVDDAVAEASRLEDMGLSSVLIFGMPAVKDELASSAHEPDGVVQRTVRRLKEETDLVVMTDVCLCQYTSHGHCGVVVDGEIVNDETLEIISRIALSHAEAGADVVAPSDMMDGRVAVIRKTLDDAGFQDTLIMSYAVKYASSFYAPFRDAVSSAPSFGDRKSYQMDPANLEEAVVEAELDLKEGADIIMVKPALPYLDVIRTLRDNFRAPIAAYNVSGEYSMLRAAISMGYLTDESIHEVLLSIKRAGAGLIISHFAPDVLEVI, encoded by the coding sequence ATGGAGTTTCCCAGAAAGAGGATGCGAAGGTTGCGAAGAAGTCCGCAGATAAGAGAAATCATTAGAGAGACCCGTATTCATCCATCAGACCTTATCTACCCCCTCTTTGTGAGTGAAAGGCTGAAAAGGGGTGAGCTTGAAGAGATAGGGACAATGCCAGGACAGTACAGGTACTCTGTGGATGACGCAGTTGCCGAGGCATCCCGACTTGAGGACATGGGCCTCTCATCCGTCCTTATATTTGGAATGCCTGCAGTTAAGGATGAACTCGCATCATCGGCCCATGAACCGGATGGTGTTGTTCAGAGGACCGTGAGGAGACTGAAGGAAGAAACAGACCTTGTTGTCATGACGGATGTGTGCCTCTGCCAGTACACAAGCCACGGGCACTGCGGGGTTGTGGTTGATGGAGAGATAGTTAACGATGAAACCCTTGAAATAATCTCAAGGATAGCCCTCTCCCATGCAGAGGCCGGGGCGGATGTCGTGGCACCATCGGACATGATGGACGGACGGGTTGCCGTCATAAGGAAGACCCTTGATGACGCAGGATTCCAGGACACCCTGATAATGTCATATGCGGTTAAGTATGCATCATCATTCTATGCACCCTTCCGTGATGCAGTGTCATCGGCACCTTCCTTCGGTGACAGGAAGTCCTATCAGATGGACCCTGCGAACCTTGAAGAGGCTGTCGTCGAGGCCGAACTGGACCTGAAGGAGGGCGCTGATATAATCATGGTGAAACCGGCCCTTCCCTACCTTGACGTGATAAGGACCCTCAGGGATAACTTCAGGGCCCCCATCGCAGCCTACAATGTCAGCGGGGAATATTCGATGCTCAGGGCAGCCATAAGCATGGGCTACCTTACCGATGAATCAATACATGAGGTGCTCCTGTCAATAAAACGTGCAGGGGCGGGTCTTATCATTTCCCACTTCGCACCGGACGTGCTGGAGGTGATCTAG
- a CDS encoding MBL fold metallo-hydrolase yields MVVDDFATITQKRMTGGLRLDDIAGMNIHIDPGPGALVRSYQFGLDPRKLDAVMVSHSHTDHYTDAEVLIEAMTRGMTRHRGAMIGSLSVMEGYRSWGPCISDYHKGRSECLTLAPDETLRLGGLEIRGTETVHGDPTGVGFQLKTEELTVSYTSDTEYFDGLPEEHMGADVLISSVIRPENEHIRGHMCTDDFIKLVEEVSPRVAVMTHLGMKMILDNPEGEAMRVQEATKTRVLAARDGMSLKFDDGDLVDVHVKL; encoded by the coding sequence GTGGTGGTGGACGATTTCGCCACCATAACACAGAAGAGGATGACCGGCGGATTAAGGCTTGATGATATTGCCGGGATGAACATCCACATCGACCCCGGCCCAGGAGCCCTTGTAAGGTCCTACCAGTTCGGCCTTGACCCCAGGAAGCTTGATGCTGTGATGGTATCACATTCACACACAGACCACTACACCGATGCAGAGGTGCTGATAGAGGCCATGACCCGCGGGATGACACGCCACAGGGGTGCCATGATCGGGAGCCTGAGCGTCATGGAGGGCTACCGGAGCTGGGGGCCGTGCATATCAGATTACCATAAGGGAAGATCTGAATGCCTGACCCTTGCCCCTGATGAGACCCTCAGACTGGGCGGACTTGAGATCAGGGGTACCGAAACGGTCCATGGCGACCCCACAGGGGTAGGTTTCCAGCTGAAGACAGAGGAGCTTACGGTCTCATACACATCGGATACAGAGTACTTTGATGGTCTTCCAGAGGAGCACATGGGTGCTGATGTCCTTATCTCAAGCGTGATAAGACCTGAAAATGAGCATATAAGGGGACACATGTGCACGGATGACTTCATAAAACTCGTGGAGGAAGTGAGTCCAAGGGTTGCCGTAATGACCCACCTTGGGATGAAGATGATACTTGATAACCCGGAAGGGGAGGCGATGAGGGTTCAGGAGGCCACGAAGACGCGCGTACTTGCAGCCAGGGATGGTATGTCCCTTAAATTTGATGATGGAGACCTGGTGGATGTCCATGTTAAACTGTAG
- a CDS encoding TIGR00266 family protein, giving the protein MRYEITDRPSFSMVDVELSDGEAIKAEAGAMVSMSPSIEIQTETGGLFGAAKRSLLGGESIFLNTFRSRGDGSIQLAPSYPGDIEALDVNGTIYAQSGSFLAGPEDMDIDTKFGGVKTLLGREGLFLLKLTARGTVFLSSFGAIYNRELNNERFVVDTGHIVAFTEGLDFKIRKVGGLKSTLLSGEGLVAEFEGTGTVYMQTRSVDSFVGWLIPMLPSRN; this is encoded by the coding sequence ATGAGATATGAAATCACAGATAGACCCAGTTTCAGTATGGTGGATGTTGAACTCTCGGATGGGGAGGCCATAAAGGCCGAGGCAGGTGCAATGGTTAGTATGAGCCCTAGCATAGAGATCCAGACAGAGACAGGGGGCCTCTTCGGGGCTGCTAAAAGATCCCTGCTTGGAGGGGAAAGCATATTCCTCAACACCTTCAGGTCCAGGGGTGATGGGAGCATACAGCTGGCCCCATCCTACCCCGGTGACATAGAGGCCCTTGATGTGAACGGGACAATCTATGCCCAGAGCGGCTCCTTCCTTGCGGGACCGGAGGACATGGATATCGATACAAAGTTCGGTGGAGTTAAAACACTGCTTGGAAGGGAAGGACTTTTCCTTCTTAAACTCACAGCCAGGGGTACGGTCTTCCTTTCAAGTTTCGGTGCCATCTATAACCGTGAACTGAACAATGAAAGGTTCGTGGTTGACACAGGACATATAGTTGCATTCACAGAAGGTCTTGACTTCAAAATCAGGAAGGTCGGCGGACTTAAGAGCACCCTCCTGAGTGGCGAGGGCCTTGTTGCTGAGTTTGAGGGTACCGGAACCGTTTACATGCAGACAAGGAGTGTTGACAGCTTTGTTGGCTGGTTAATACCCATGCTGCCATCAAGAAATTAG
- a CDS encoding threonine/serine exporter family protein — protein MDRMTGKLMEFLEELSRALIASGNSVTETERILRSIAGSLGVMVEVSVLPTMLIIKMGGDVSRMSLAAQSPGFIPLHQVTEIYRLIDDVKEGHVDPESALDKLVSIRRSPHRSGRLGMFSGYILLSVGIAFLIQPDLSLITYSSFLSLIAGFLIVMSYGNERLSLIMPVLASFTVSSVAFFMICEGLMTGNLSLLVPPLIYFIPGVTITTGMYELASQELVSGSSRVIYACMLLLLLLFGVLMGMQLNGFPQQEFTAIKITSSFIYSPYLGAVLFATGIYLFLSVRRSDFPWILLVLYTALLGQQIGNLIAGGLLGAFLGALSMTVTARGIEIAGKTSHFVTLYHVLIQESPPRLV, from the coding sequence ATGGATAGAATGACCGGGAAGCTGATGGAGTTCCTTGAAGAGCTCAGCAGAGCCCTTATAGCATCAGGGAACTCTGTGACCGAGACAGAGAGGATATTGAGGTCCATTGCAGGGTCCCTGGGTGTCATGGTGGAGGTCTCTGTCCTCCCCACCATGCTGATAATAAAGATGGGAGGGGATGTCTCAAGGATGAGCCTGGCGGCCCAGTCCCCTGGTTTCATTCCCCTGCACCAGGTCACGGAGATCTACAGGCTCATCGATGACGTTAAGGAGGGACATGTTGACCCTGAATCTGCCCTGGATAAACTGGTTAGTATAAGAAGAAGTCCTCACCGCTCTGGAAGGCTGGGGATGTTTTCAGGCTACATACTCCTCTCGGTGGGGATAGCATTCCTTATACAGCCTGACCTCAGCCTGATAACCTATTCATCATTCCTGAGTTTGATTGCAGGTTTTCTCATAGTCATGAGCTATGGTAACGAGAGGCTATCCCTTATAATGCCTGTCCTTGCATCATTTACAGTGTCCAGTGTTGCGTTCTTCATGATCTGTGAGGGCCTCATGACAGGCAACCTGAGCCTCCTTGTACCTCCCCTCATATACTTCATCCCGGGGGTTACCATCACCACGGGTATGTATGAACTTGCAAGCCAGGAACTGGTTTCAGGGTCAAGCAGGGTTATATATGCGTGTATGCTGCTTCTTCTTTTACTCTTTGGAGTTTTGATGGGGATGCAGCTGAACGGGTTCCCCCAGCAGGAATTTACAGCAATCAAAATCACCAGTTCATTCATCTACAGCCCCTACCTGGGAGCTGTCCTCTTTGCAACAGGCATATACCTGTTCCTGTCAGTCAGGAGGAGTGACTTCCCCTGGATTCTCCTTGTGCTCTACACAGCTCTCCTGGGACAGCAGATAGGTAACCTTATTGCTGGGGGGCTCCTGGGGGCCTTCCTTGGCGCCCTGTCAATGACGGTCACTGCAAGGGGCATTGAAATTGCGGGTAAAACATCCCACTTTGTCACCCTTTACCACGTTCTCATCCAGGAGAGCCCCCCGCGGCTCGTTTAG
- a CDS encoding endonuclease III domain-containing protein, producing the protein MRIIWKVYSWLLDHYGPQGWWPLLDRDTMTLRYHPGDYTPPSNPDEVFQVMAGAVLTQNTSWNSAAMALIRLADRGALDARSILEMDDHELQEAVRCAGFYRQKSSYLRGVAEFFLSLDGSSPTRKELLGVRGVGEETADSILLYGYRKPEFVVDAYTRRIFSRLGVIDGDERYSRIKELFEGSLEADFRVFQEYHALIVRHGKTHYRNKPYGEGDRLPLQLKGVEAPDSGVRGD; encoded by the coding sequence ATGAGGATTATATGGAAGGTCTATTCCTGGCTCCTTGACCATTATGGACCCCAGGGGTGGTGGCCCCTCCTTGACAGGGATACCATGACACTAAGGTACCATCCAGGGGACTACACTCCACCCTCAAACCCTGATGAGGTCTTCCAGGTGATGGCAGGGGCTGTCCTGACCCAGAACACATCATGGAATTCTGCGGCAATGGCACTCATCAGACTGGCTGATAGGGGTGCCCTTGATGCCCGATCCATCCTTGAAATGGATGACCATGAACTTCAGGAGGCCGTTAGATGCGCAGGATTCTACAGGCAGAAGTCCTCCTACCTCAGGGGGGTCGCGGAGTTCTTCCTCTCCCTTGATGGATCATCACCCACAAGGAAGGAGCTCCTGGGTGTGAGGGGTGTTGGGGAGGAGACCGCTGATTCAATCCTCCTCTACGGATACAGGAAGCCGGAATTTGTTGTTGACGCCTACACCAGGAGGATATTCTCCCGCCTCGGAGTTATAGATGGGGATGAGAGATACTCCAGGATAAAGGAACTCTTTGAGGGATCACTTGAAGCTGACTTCAGGGTCTTCCAGGAGTACCATGCACTCATTGTCAGGCACGGGAAGACCCATTACAGAAATAAACCCTACGGCGAGGGAGACAGACTCCCCCTGCAGTTAAAGGGGGTAGAAGCCCCTGATTCAGGGGTCCGGGGTGATTAA